Proteins from one Hemiscyllium ocellatum isolate sHemOce1 chromosome 8, sHemOce1.pat.X.cur, whole genome shotgun sequence genomic window:
- the trmt5 gene encoding tRNA (guanine(37)-N1)-methyltransferase isoform X3, with amino-acid sequence MSQCISKAGVTELSTMSAYNPEEDVNLYSPPTTVRGITELNRDLFRKNVALPALKVKKDVVNKVTKSLKNSTLKRPGVKRVVEDSKDEMYRFILLDPCKISCMESFETFEKAVLKEYNVDLQIHMYHLEMTYEHFKPEEILKAVLPEGQDVTSGFSRVGHIVHMNLRDHQLPYKYLIGQVIMDKNPGVTSVVNKTNIIDNTYRNFQMEVLAGEDNMIAKVKENNITYEFDFSKVYWNPRLSTEHSRIVGLLNSGDLVYDVFAGVGPFAIPAAKKNCRVMANDLNPESYKWLVHNCKLNKVDNKVQSFNMDGRDFLLDPVKKDFIKQIEILSSKEKKTSIHIIMNLPGLAIEFLDVFRQLFEKQNLVDALPTVHCYSFSKSNEPAKDIQRRAEDFLGTSLEGRCSIHLVRNVAPNKEMMCISFKVPAEVLCKNYLAERDNTEEPAPKRLRPDEVTASEGPQ; translated from the exons ATGAG CCAGTGCATTTCCAAAGCTGGTGTTACTGAATTGAGCACGATGTCAGCATATAACCCTGAAGAGGATGTCAACCTTTACAGTCCTCCCACAACAGTACGTGGAATTACTGAGCTGAACAGAGATTTATTTAGGAAGAATGTAGCTCTTCCAGCTCTGAAAGTGAAAAAGGACGTAGTGAACAAAGTCACAAAATCCTTGAAAAATTCCACGCTGAAAAGACCTGGAGTAAAGCGAGTTGTTGAAGACTCTAAAGATGAAATGTATAGGTTTATTTTGTTGGACCCGTGTAAAATATCCTGCATGGAATCTTTTGAGACTTTCGAGAAGGCTGTTCTAAAAGAGTATAATGTTGATCTTCAGATTCACATGTATCATTTAGAAATGACTTATGAACATTTCAAACCTGAAGAGATTCTGAAGGCAGTTTTGCCTGAAGGGCAGGATGTAACCTCTGGATTTAGTAGAGTCGGCCATATTGTTCACATGAACCTTCGTGATCATCAGCTTCCATACAAGTATTTGATTG GCCAAGTTATAATGGATAAGAATCCTGGAGTAACTTCAGTGGTTAATAAAACCAACATTATTGACAACACTTACCGTAATTTTCAGATGGAAGTACTAGCTGGGGAAGACAATATGATTGCAAAG GTCAAAGAGAACAATATAACATATGAATTTGATTTTTCTAAAGTCTACTGGAATCCACGGCTCAGTACAGAACATAGTCGAATAGTTGGTCTCCTGAATTCTGGAGATCTAGTGTATGACGTGTTTGCTGGTGTTGGGCCTTTTGCTATTCCAGCAGCAAAGAAAAACTGCAGAGTCATGGCAAATGATCTGAACCCAGAATCATATAAGTGGCTAGTCCACAACTGTAAGCTGAACAAAGTCGACAATAAAGTACAGTCATTCAATATGGATGGCAGGGACTTTTTATTAGATCCTGTTAAAAAGGATTTTATAAAACAAATTGAAATACTTTCATCAAAGGAGAAGAAAACCTCTATTCACATAATTATGAATCTACCTGGTTTGGCTATTGAGTTCTTGGATGTCTTCAGACAACTCTTTGAGAAGCAAAACTTAGTTGACGCTTTACCCACAGTCCACTGCTATAGTTTTTCTAAGTCTAATGAACCTGCCAAAGATATTCAGAGAAGAGCAGAGGATTTCCTAGGAACATCCTTAGAGGGACGGTGCTCTATCCATTTGGTTCGGAATGTGGCTCCAAACAAGGAAATGATGTGTATAAGTTTTAAAGTTCCTGCTGAGGTGCTGTGCAAAAATTACTTGGCAGAAAGAG ACAATACTGAAGAACCAGCTCCAAAACGTCTACGGCCAGATGAGGTTACTGCCTCAGAAGGACCACAGTGA
- the trmt5 gene encoding tRNA (guanine(37)-N1)-methyltransferase isoform X2, translating to MVVYWIFRFLFFTKTWTNTVLSVSVKKLATRQQLQLTPLLPPYLSSQCISKAGVTELSTMSAYNPEEDVNLYSPPTTVRGITELNRDLFRKNVALPALKVKKDVVNKVTKSLKNSTLKRPGVKRVVEDSKDEMYRFILLDPCKISCMESFETFEKAVLKEYNVDLQIHMYHLEMTYEHFKPEEILKAVLPEGQDVTSGFSRVGHIVHMNLRDHQLPYKYLIGQVIMDKNPGVTSVVNKTNIIDNTYRNFQMEVLAGEDNMIAKVKENNITYEFDFSKVYWNPRLSTEHSRIVGLLNSGDLVYDVFAGVGPFAIPAAKKNCRVMANDLNPESYKWLVHNCKLNKVDNKVQSFNMDGRDFLLDPVKKDFIKQIEILSSKEKKTSIHIIMNLPGLAIEFLDVFRQLFEKQNLVDALPTVHCYSFSKSNEPAKDIQRRAEDFLGTSLEGRCSIHLVRNVAPNKEMMCISFKVPAEVLCKNYLAERDNTEEPAPKRLRPDEVTASEGPQ from the exons ATGGTAGTCTATTGGATTTTCAG GTTTCTTTTCTTTACCAAGACTTGGACAAATACAGTATTAAGTGTGTCAGTTAAAAAATTGGCAACTAGGCAACAACTTCAATTGACTCCATTACTGCCTCCATATCTTTCCAGCCAGTGCATTTCCAAAGCTGGTGTTACTGAATTGAGCACGATGTCAGCATATAACCCTGAAGAGGATGTCAACCTTTACAGTCCTCCCACAACAGTACGTGGAATTACTGAGCTGAACAGAGATTTATTTAGGAAGAATGTAGCTCTTCCAGCTCTGAAAGTGAAAAAGGACGTAGTGAACAAAGTCACAAAATCCTTGAAAAATTCCACGCTGAAAAGACCTGGAGTAAAGCGAGTTGTTGAAGACTCTAAAGATGAAATGTATAGGTTTATTTTGTTGGACCCGTGTAAAATATCCTGCATGGAATCTTTTGAGACTTTCGAGAAGGCTGTTCTAAAAGAGTATAATGTTGATCTTCAGATTCACATGTATCATTTAGAAATGACTTATGAACATTTCAAACCTGAAGAGATTCTGAAGGCAGTTTTGCCTGAAGGGCAGGATGTAACCTCTGGATTTAGTAGAGTCGGCCATATTGTTCACATGAACCTTCGTGATCATCAGCTTCCATACAAGTATTTGATTG GCCAAGTTATAATGGATAAGAATCCTGGAGTAACTTCAGTGGTTAATAAAACCAACATTATTGACAACACTTACCGTAATTTTCAGATGGAAGTACTAGCTGGGGAAGACAATATGATTGCAAAG GTCAAAGAGAACAATATAACATATGAATTTGATTTTTCTAAAGTCTACTGGAATCCACGGCTCAGTACAGAACATAGTCGAATAGTTGGTCTCCTGAATTCTGGAGATCTAGTGTATGACGTGTTTGCTGGTGTTGGGCCTTTTGCTATTCCAGCAGCAAAGAAAAACTGCAGAGTCATGGCAAATGATCTGAACCCAGAATCATATAAGTGGCTAGTCCACAACTGTAAGCTGAACAAAGTCGACAATAAAGTACAGTCATTCAATATGGATGGCAGGGACTTTTTATTAGATCCTGTTAAAAAGGATTTTATAAAACAAATTGAAATACTTTCATCAAAGGAGAAGAAAACCTCTATTCACATAATTATGAATCTACCTGGTTTGGCTATTGAGTTCTTGGATGTCTTCAGACAACTCTTTGAGAAGCAAAACTTAGTTGACGCTTTACCCACAGTCCACTGCTATAGTTTTTCTAAGTCTAATGAACCTGCCAAAGATATTCAGAGAAGAGCAGAGGATTTCCTAGGAACATCCTTAGAGGGACGGTGCTCTATCCATTTGGTTCGGAATGTGGCTCCAAACAAGGAAATGATGTGTATAAGTTTTAAAGTTCCTGCTGAGGTGCTGTGCAAAAATTACTTGGCAGAAAGAG ACAATACTGAAGAACCAGCTCCAAAACGTCTACGGCCAGATGAGGTTACTGCCTCAGAAGGACCACAGTGA
- the trmt5 gene encoding tRNA (guanine(37)-N1)-methyltransferase isoform X1: MTTQPPVIPLEVVMRFLFFTKTWTNTVLSVSVKKLATRQQLQLTPLLPPYLSSQCISKAGVTELSTMSAYNPEEDVNLYSPPTTVRGITELNRDLFRKNVALPALKVKKDVVNKVTKSLKNSTLKRPGVKRVVEDSKDEMYRFILLDPCKISCMESFETFEKAVLKEYNVDLQIHMYHLEMTYEHFKPEEILKAVLPEGQDVTSGFSRVGHIVHMNLRDHQLPYKYLIGQVIMDKNPGVTSVVNKTNIIDNTYRNFQMEVLAGEDNMIAKVKENNITYEFDFSKVYWNPRLSTEHSRIVGLLNSGDLVYDVFAGVGPFAIPAAKKNCRVMANDLNPESYKWLVHNCKLNKVDNKVQSFNMDGRDFLLDPVKKDFIKQIEILSSKEKKTSIHIIMNLPGLAIEFLDVFRQLFEKQNLVDALPTVHCYSFSKSNEPAKDIQRRAEDFLGTSLEGRCSIHLVRNVAPNKEMMCISFKVPAEVLCKNYLAERDNTEEPAPKRLRPDEVTASEGPQ; encoded by the exons ATGACGACACAGCCCCCAGTGATCCCGCTGGAAGTCGTTATGAG GTTTCTTTTCTTTACCAAGACTTGGACAAATACAGTATTAAGTGTGTCAGTTAAAAAATTGGCAACTAGGCAACAACTTCAATTGACTCCATTACTGCCTCCATATCTTTCCAGCCAGTGCATTTCCAAAGCTGGTGTTACTGAATTGAGCACGATGTCAGCATATAACCCTGAAGAGGATGTCAACCTTTACAGTCCTCCCACAACAGTACGTGGAATTACTGAGCTGAACAGAGATTTATTTAGGAAGAATGTAGCTCTTCCAGCTCTGAAAGTGAAAAAGGACGTAGTGAACAAAGTCACAAAATCCTTGAAAAATTCCACGCTGAAAAGACCTGGAGTAAAGCGAGTTGTTGAAGACTCTAAAGATGAAATGTATAGGTTTATTTTGTTGGACCCGTGTAAAATATCCTGCATGGAATCTTTTGAGACTTTCGAGAAGGCTGTTCTAAAAGAGTATAATGTTGATCTTCAGATTCACATGTATCATTTAGAAATGACTTATGAACATTTCAAACCTGAAGAGATTCTGAAGGCAGTTTTGCCTGAAGGGCAGGATGTAACCTCTGGATTTAGTAGAGTCGGCCATATTGTTCACATGAACCTTCGTGATCATCAGCTTCCATACAAGTATTTGATTG GCCAAGTTATAATGGATAAGAATCCTGGAGTAACTTCAGTGGTTAATAAAACCAACATTATTGACAACACTTACCGTAATTTTCAGATGGAAGTACTAGCTGGGGAAGACAATATGATTGCAAAG GTCAAAGAGAACAATATAACATATGAATTTGATTTTTCTAAAGTCTACTGGAATCCACGGCTCAGTACAGAACATAGTCGAATAGTTGGTCTCCTGAATTCTGGAGATCTAGTGTATGACGTGTTTGCTGGTGTTGGGCCTTTTGCTATTCCAGCAGCAAAGAAAAACTGCAGAGTCATGGCAAATGATCTGAACCCAGAATCATATAAGTGGCTAGTCCACAACTGTAAGCTGAACAAAGTCGACAATAAAGTACAGTCATTCAATATGGATGGCAGGGACTTTTTATTAGATCCTGTTAAAAAGGATTTTATAAAACAAATTGAAATACTTTCATCAAAGGAGAAGAAAACCTCTATTCACATAATTATGAATCTACCTGGTTTGGCTATTGAGTTCTTGGATGTCTTCAGACAACTCTTTGAGAAGCAAAACTTAGTTGACGCTTTACCCACAGTCCACTGCTATAGTTTTTCTAAGTCTAATGAACCTGCCAAAGATATTCAGAGAAGAGCAGAGGATTTCCTAGGAACATCCTTAGAGGGACGGTGCTCTATCCATTTGGTTCGGAATGTGGCTCCAAACAAGGAAATGATGTGTATAAGTTTTAAAGTTCCTGCTGAGGTGCTGTGCAAAAATTACTTGGCAGAAAGAG ACAATACTGAAGAACCAGCTCCAAAACGTCTACGGCCAGATGAGGTTACTGCCTCAGAAGGACCACAGTGA
- the trmt5 gene encoding tRNA (guanine(37)-N1)-methyltransferase isoform X4, protein MSAYNPEEDVNLYSPPTTVRGITELNRDLFRKNVALPALKVKKDVVNKVTKSLKNSTLKRPGVKRVVEDSKDEMYRFILLDPCKISCMESFETFEKAVLKEYNVDLQIHMYHLEMTYEHFKPEEILKAVLPEGQDVTSGFSRVGHIVHMNLRDHQLPYKYLIGQVIMDKNPGVTSVVNKTNIIDNTYRNFQMEVLAGEDNMIAKVKENNITYEFDFSKVYWNPRLSTEHSRIVGLLNSGDLVYDVFAGVGPFAIPAAKKNCRVMANDLNPESYKWLVHNCKLNKVDNKVQSFNMDGRDFLLDPVKKDFIKQIEILSSKEKKTSIHIIMNLPGLAIEFLDVFRQLFEKQNLVDALPTVHCYSFSKSNEPAKDIQRRAEDFLGTSLEGRCSIHLVRNVAPNKEMMCISFKVPAEVLCKNYLAERDNTEEPAPKRLRPDEVTASEGPQ, encoded by the exons ATGTCAGCATATAACCCTGAAGAGGATGTCAACCTTTACAGTCCTCCCACAACAGTACGTGGAATTACTGAGCTGAACAGAGATTTATTTAGGAAGAATGTAGCTCTTCCAGCTCTGAAAGTGAAAAAGGACGTAGTGAACAAAGTCACAAAATCCTTGAAAAATTCCACGCTGAAAAGACCTGGAGTAAAGCGAGTTGTTGAAGACTCTAAAGATGAAATGTATAGGTTTATTTTGTTGGACCCGTGTAAAATATCCTGCATGGAATCTTTTGAGACTTTCGAGAAGGCTGTTCTAAAAGAGTATAATGTTGATCTTCAGATTCACATGTATCATTTAGAAATGACTTATGAACATTTCAAACCTGAAGAGATTCTGAAGGCAGTTTTGCCTGAAGGGCAGGATGTAACCTCTGGATTTAGTAGAGTCGGCCATATTGTTCACATGAACCTTCGTGATCATCAGCTTCCATACAAGTATTTGATTG GCCAAGTTATAATGGATAAGAATCCTGGAGTAACTTCAGTGGTTAATAAAACCAACATTATTGACAACACTTACCGTAATTTTCAGATGGAAGTACTAGCTGGGGAAGACAATATGATTGCAAAG GTCAAAGAGAACAATATAACATATGAATTTGATTTTTCTAAAGTCTACTGGAATCCACGGCTCAGTACAGAACATAGTCGAATAGTTGGTCTCCTGAATTCTGGAGATCTAGTGTATGACGTGTTTGCTGGTGTTGGGCCTTTTGCTATTCCAGCAGCAAAGAAAAACTGCAGAGTCATGGCAAATGATCTGAACCCAGAATCATATAAGTGGCTAGTCCACAACTGTAAGCTGAACAAAGTCGACAATAAAGTACAGTCATTCAATATGGATGGCAGGGACTTTTTATTAGATCCTGTTAAAAAGGATTTTATAAAACAAATTGAAATACTTTCATCAAAGGAGAAGAAAACCTCTATTCACATAATTATGAATCTACCTGGTTTGGCTATTGAGTTCTTGGATGTCTTCAGACAACTCTTTGAGAAGCAAAACTTAGTTGACGCTTTACCCACAGTCCACTGCTATAGTTTTTCTAAGTCTAATGAACCTGCCAAAGATATTCAGAGAAGAGCAGAGGATTTCCTAGGAACATCCTTAGAGGGACGGTGCTCTATCCATTTGGTTCGGAATGTGGCTCCAAACAAGGAAATGATGTGTATAAGTTTTAAAGTTCCTGCTGAGGTGCTGTGCAAAAATTACTTGGCAGAAAGAG ACAATACTGAAGAACCAGCTCCAAAACGTCTACGGCCAGATGAGGTTACTGCCTCAGAAGGACCACAGTGA